The segment GTGCAGTAACCTCAATTATCGGAAACTGTTATAGCTATTTTTCTGGAGCACAGCCAAACGGAATATCAACCAGCGCGAGGCAGCAGCGAGTCAATGCACGAAAAGCGCAGGTCGTTGCCATAAATTAATGCCTTCTCTGTTTTCGGGAGGCTCGACAGTTCTCGCTTGAAAATTCTGCCGaatctgcaaaaattattacattcacggagatgttaaatttttttttcttctttcacatTCAAGGCTGTGCGTCGGTTGTTGCCCAACGTAGGACAAACCGCGAGTTGGTACCTTCCAGGGTGAGCAACCTCGATTGCCCTAACTCGAGCCAAATCGCGCGCGACCACCGTATTTATCATACGGATTCGCGGACGCGTAAAAGCATCTACGACGCGGAAAAGGAATACAATGCATTGCGGaatcgggggggggggggaattaTTGATATCCCTTTCTCCGCGTATCCTCCGCGGAGGATTTTGGCAGAAATCCAGGCTACAAAATAGCGTAATACTAGTTGCACATTCATGCGCCTATAACTGGCCTACTCTCTCCGATGCACGTGGAGCTGCAACCATGACATCGGGGAATCAGGCCACTGTTCCACTTTACGCCTTTCTAAAGCGATAAAGGTGATATCCGTTTATTATGCACATACCTCACCGTGCGCGATTCGGCATTGCGAATCGGCGTCCCCGCCGCGGCTCACTCGGAGTGCCCCGACGTGGCGCCTATATTTAATCATCATCGAGAACGTACTTTCGGCCGCACTGAATTACACGAgggttgtttttttttttcgctcgtTTTGCTGCCTCGTAAACGCGTCATGCGAGATTATATTTATCGTTCACGAGTCGATGGACTTCAACgaatttcagattttaaaggaacgagggagagaaagagagagagagtccaCTGTTTAGACTCTTGTGCGCGATCGAAGAGTTTTTTAACATAGCACCTGCACCCTGTGCTAGCTTCGGTTGTTCGATAATCGAGGTACAAAGGCCATCGCCCCCCCGAGAACATATCTAGGCCACCGACACCACCACCGTTTGCCAGTAATCGCCTTCACCACTGCACATCCAACTACTAGAACACGCTCGAGAGATGACTACGCAACAATTTGAGCATTAATCTTAATATAGAAGAATGATCCGAATCAGAtcagaaaatttaatcaattttcggCAAAATTGTATTCGGAAATTTCATCAAACAAATCATTTATGTCGCgtgcattaatttatttttacatctttcgATTTGCGAAATTCCGTTCCGTAAATTTGATGTGTCGCATTTGATTTGTTCCCGATAGGATGATTACGGCGTTACCGGTACCTTCGGTGAAGGTCTTCCACAAGACCTATTACCAGGAGAAGAGCGCGAGGATAGGAAACAGCCAGCCGGGTAGTCCGCTGGCGGAAAGCGAGGCGGTGCTCGCTATGATAGACAAAGAACCGCCGGAGTACTACTTCTGCGGGAAGGTAAAGGCCTGACGACTCGGCTTCTCGGCGCGATCGCTTTTTCATCATtcgtaaaagagaaaaaaaaacctttcaaataAATTGCTTTAGGTTAATTCGCTGTACGTCGTCGTCGGCTCGCTGTTGCTGGGAGCGATAGTGCTAGTGGTCGGCCTGGTGCAGCTCGCGCCGGGCGCGGAAGCCGCACAGAACTCGGCGGCTCTGATCGCCGCTGGCAGCGGCCTCCTCGTGATCGGGGTGTTCCTAGCGCCGCTGAGAGCCGTGTGTATCAAGAAGCAGTCCGCCGCCCAGAAGGACGGCACTCATCAGCGGAGCGTCACCAGCATAGACATGCTACTGGCTCAGCACAGGTAAAGCGATCAATTGGAAACTACCGTCCGGGCTTCTCGCGGGATATAAGAGACATTCCGCGATGTTATAGGACGTGATATTTCAGtgaacttatttttaaaacaagcaaGCCTTTCCTTCTACCGCGATCTAAATGATTCAATTGATGCGACATTTGAATCTCTCGTATCAGATAAATAACTTTACTTCTTTCGAAAGAtagatttagaaaaataatccTAGTGCCGTaacttttttatcgaaattctTATCAGAAAATTCGCGTCCCCGACGAACGGACCTGACATTctgcgaaatttatttttcaaaagaagtaaaatttttcttcttgcgttcgaattgaaaaaaaattcgattaatcAATTCGTCAAGCTTCGAGcaattcaatatttgaatctttcgtaccaagtaaataattttagtgcAATTTTTCTATCTAATATCTAAGATGCTTACGATTCAGAAGTTCTCTTACTTCGCATTTAATCGTCGCATTTGCATTAATAGTCGTATTAATAGGGACTTTACGGTCCTGACGCCCGACGAGCTCGAGGATCTCGTAGGCCGGCAGACATCCAACAATTCGGAGAACAAGCCCCACAGGCAGGGTCACAATACCTAGGTACCGTCCGCCTCGAGGAAGGCATTGCCTTCCGCATCATCGTGCTCCGCCAGTTCTACGCCACCATCGTCCGTCACATCGCCAGGACCGAATTCCTCCATTCTGTACACGCATCGTTACGATACGCGCGAGCATAGTTTGGTTTAATCGATGTGCACTCACTGCGTCATTTTCATAGGGCCACGCCGACGGCCGCGCCAATTTTTAATGATGCaccgcaattaaaaaaaaag is part of the Linepithema humile isolate Giens D197 chromosome 3, Lhum_UNIL_v1.0, whole genome shotgun sequence genome and harbors:
- the LOC105669885 gene encoding uncharacterized protein isoform X1, with amino-acid sequence MITALPVPSVKVFHKTYYQEKSARIGNSQPGSPLAESEAVLAMIDKEPPEYYFCGKVNSLYVVVGSLLLGAIVLVVGLVQLAPGAEAAQNSAALIAAGSGLLVIGVFLAPLRAVCIKKQSAAQKDGTHQRSVTSIDMLLAQHSRINRDFTVLTPDELEDLVGRQTSNNSENKPHRQGHNT
- the LOC105669885 gene encoding uncharacterized protein isoform X2; the protein is MITALPVPSVKVFHKTYYQEKSARIGNSQPGSPLAESEAVLAMIDKEPPEYYFCGKVNSLYVVVGSLLLGAIVLVVGLVQLAPGAEAAQNSAALIAAGSGLLVIGVFLAPLRAVCIKKQSAAQKDGTHQRSVTSIDMLLAQHRDFTVLTPDELEDLVGRQTSNNSENKPHRQGHNT